From the genome of Candidatus Tectomicrobia bacterium:
GATCGGGAAGGTGCATGAGAAGCTCGCGCGGGAGCTGGCCAGCCGCGGGGCGCGGCTGGACGCGCTCCACTACTGCCCGCACCTCCCGGACGCCGAGGAGGCCGCCTTCCGGGCCGAGTGCCGGATGCGGAAGCCCCTCCCGGGGATGCTGCTCAAGGCGGCCGAGGACCTGGACGTGGACCTGGCGCGATCGTTCATGCTGGGGGACAAGTACTCCGACCTCGAGGCGGGCTGGGCGGCCGGCTGCCGCTCCGTTCTGCTCCTGACGGGCTACGGCCGGGGGGAGCGCGAGCTCCGGGGGAAGAGCTGGCCCCGCCCGCCCGACCTCGTCGCCGAGGACGCCTACCACGCGGTGGAGATGATCCTGGAGAACGCCGGGTGCGGGAAGGCGGGGAAGGAGCGCGCATGAGCGGACGTCTGGCGGGCTACCTCAAGCGCTTTCCCTCGCTCCGGGTGGCGGTGGTGGGGGACTACATCGCGGACGAGTTCATCTACGGGAACACCTCCCGCATCAGCCGCGAGGCTCCGGTGCTCGTCCTGGACTTCCAGCGGCGCGAGATCATCCCCGGCGGGGGCGGGAACGCGGCCATGAACGCCGCCGCGCTCGGGGGCAAGGTGACGGCGGTCGGGGCCCTGGGGGACGGCGGCGCGGGCCGCGGCCTCTGCGAGGCGTTCAAGCGCCGCCGGATCGGGACCGATCTTCTCTTCGCCGATCCCCTGCGCGTGACGCCGACCAAAATGCGCATCCTGGCCGGGGGGCGCAACACCGCGCGCCAGCAGGTCATCCGCGTGGACCACGAGAAGCGCCTCCCGCTCGATCCCGGCACGGAGGCCAAGGTCGCCGCCGCCATCGCCAGGCTCGCGGAGGGCGGGGCGGACGCCATCATCGTCTCGGACTACGGCCTGGGGGTGGTGACCCCCGCCGTCCGGGAGGCGGCCCAGGAGGCGGCCCGGCGGATCGTCGTGACGGTGGACAGCCGCTACGCCGGGGACAGCTTCCGGGGGGTCACGGCGATCACCCCCAACGAGGAGGAGGTCGAAACCCTGCTGGGCTACTGGCCCGAGGGCGAGAAGCTGGACGCGGCGGGGGCGGCGCTGCTCGAGCGCACGGGGGCGCGCGGGGTGCTCATCACCCGGGGCTCCCAGGGCATGAGCCTCTTCGAGCGCGGGGCGCCCCGCCGGGACATCCCCATCTACGGGACGGACGAGGTGGCCGACGTGACCGGGGCGGGGGACACCGTCATCGCGGCCTTCACCCTTTCCCTCGCGGCGGGGGCCTCGATGGCGGAGGCGGCCGAGATCGCCAACCGCGCCGCCGGCCTGGTGGTGATGAAGATGGGGACGGCCGTGGTGGAGGCGGAGGAGCTGGCGGGGGCCCTGGAGGACGCGCCGTGAGGGGCGCCCAGGACTCCTGCGCGGGGA
Proteins encoded in this window:
- a CDS encoding bifunctional hydroxymethylpyrimidine kinase/phosphomethylpyrimidine kinase, producing MSGRLAGYLKRFPSLRVAVVGDYIADEFIYGNTSRISREAPVLVLDFQRREIIPGGGGNAAMNAAALGGKVTAVGALGDGGAGRGLCEAFKRRRIGTDLLFADPLRVTPTKMRILAGGRNTARQQVIRVDHEKRLPLDPGTEAKVAAAIARLAEGGADAIIVSDYGLGVVTPAVREAAQEAARRIVVTVDSRYAGDSFRGVTAITPNEEEVETLLGYWPEGEKLDAAGAALLERTGARGVLITRGSQGMSLFERGAPRRDIPIYGTDEVADVTGAGDTVIAAFTLSLAAGASMAEAAEIANRAAGLVVMKMGTAVVEAEELAGALEDAP